DNA sequence from the Podospora pseudocomata strain CBS 415.72m chromosome 2 map unlocalized CBS415.72m_2.2, whole genome shotgun sequence genome:
GAGTCGGTCAATCTATCGACCGAATTGCTGACGATGTCCGTCTGATCCGTTCTATCCGCGGTATTATAATCGCCCCGAAGTCTTGATCTGTATGTGAATGGTGGggatttggtggaggggtacTTTGATGTTGGTCCCTTGAATACGACGTCGTTCTCGCAGGTGTGTAAGAAGAGACAGGTGTGTAAGAAGAGACAGGTGCTGTGTAGACCAAGAACGGAAGAGAAAAGGTCAAGgtgggagaaaagaaaaattaTCAGTtagagggaggagggcatgGTTATGACGGCGCAACGCAAAGCCTCAGTAGGTATTTGTGATCCTATCATTCCCGGGGCCCTATTTTCCCTCCAAAAATGGAGCCGTTTGATGTCAAGGGACAACCTAACGAGTTCGTTCTTGGGTTGGACCCCGAGGGGAGGCAAAGTGTAGCGATCTTCAGGGTTTGGTATCCCTCCAAGATCGGGAACTTACCCTGATGGGCAAACGAACCAGGGAAATCAGATCAAAAATACCCCAGCAGCGCTAGCCGCAGTTCTCTCTGCCTTTGTGCGGCAGGTGTGTGTGGTAGCGGCCCATTATCAGATGCATTGAGATGGATTCAGGTGGGTggattgggggggaggggatggatgctTGGATACCCACTGTCACGGTTGAGATAAATTGCTTCAAggcttttgctgctgatgaaTCAACGGACGTGGTGGGATGGCGGGGCTCTCCAACCTAGGTTGATTTGGCCCGCGTCTGCACGCGTGTTTAGCATATGCTTTCTACGGGTGGCGTGCATGGGGGTCCTCTTTGGCAAGTGGTTGCGCGAGCTTGCGTGATTTGCCCAAGCCATCCTATACATTCTTTTTATTCTCTTGTTCTCTATAACTGACCTCGTTATGTGTGCCGCCCATCCGTATTTCACCGCCAGACTTCCTAGCCTTCTCTTTTGGGCATTTTTTCTGTAACTTGGTGGACGCTGCCGAGGCGTCTTATAAGATCAGGGTTGGATAAGGCAAGGGGATTTTGCCGAGCGGTCGGCGCGGGGAATAGCCCCGAATGATGTCGGTGGCAGCCTGTTCCGTTTTCTGAACCCTTTTCTCTCCGGGCTCCGATCGCTCGGCCCCTTTCTCCCTAACGCCGAGATCTGTTCCGGTTGACTGGATCGGTTGGAATTTGCTCTGATCTGAGGCACTGGGGATCTTACCATCAATCACGTTGATGGCCCTGACGCAACCATCTGCTGCCTGTCCTCCATCGATGTGCTCTACTAGGTACGGTGACGCTCAAGATCTTGGTTTTGGAAGTTTGCACTTTACAGCCAGACGAATGGAAGGAACCTGGACCGTTGAACTTTGGCGTTGCAACGGCTGCCCAGACCAGCCCCAGACTGCCGGCCCGGCTCCGATGGTTAGTGGTGTCTATCGGAGAATGGAAATAAAAAGTGACAATCCACTCTATGCTGTAGTCCACAAGACAGCTTAGCGGCTCTTGCGTCATATTGCGAATgcggaagaaggaggggataCAATGGATGATCTGGTTTTTGAATTGCCTCTTTGTTCCAGCAAAACGTATGCTGCTCTTGGTGCAACTAGGCAGTTTGATCTATACCTACTACCATATATATAAGGTATGCAAGTATTGTCCAGAGACATTCTTATTGGACACGACCAGCATACTGTCCATAGCATGGTGTTATTGAAGTAAAAGATTCTCAGCATCTTCTATCTGTATGAACATACACTCAAGCAATCCTTTTGATACTCTTCTTCATGGCTTAGCGATGCCAAGTCCACAATGAAGCAACAGTTGCGTCCCGTCGTGCCCTTGCACCATGAACCCTAACCCATGACATTGATATCCCTTATCGCAGCTTATCAGTTTGCCGCTGACCGTGTCGTTGTAGCGGGGTAGTATTTTTGGAACCTCCTTGGTAGACCTCAACAATATCTTTCCACCAATATCTTTCCTTCCACCTGAGCATTTCCATATAGGTCTCTAGCCTAGTCACTCATTTGGTAGTTTCGTGTATCTCTCCATCGGTTATCGTCATCGCTATTGCAAACATGGCTGAGAAGATTTCGGTCCTTTTCGTTTGCCTGGGCAACATCTGTAGATCGACCATGGCTGAAGGCGTCTTCCAAGCCCTGGCAAAGAAGGAGCCGTACAAGGATCTGGTTGCCGATATTGATTCTTGCGGAACGGGTATGTCTCTCTCGATGATGTCGCCCTCTGTGTCGTCTCCAGCAACCCTAACCACACTATCTTTCTTTGACCAGGTGGGTACCACATTGGTGAAGGACCAGATAACCGCACCATGTCCACCCTCGAATCTCATGGTATCACTGACTATGTGCATGCGGCACGCAAGGTAAGGCTTGGTCTATCGATCGGCGGGCTCGGGCATCGTTTCTAATCGCTGTTGAAGGTGAATGCGTCTGATTTCGACAAGTTTGATTACATCTTCGCCATGGACCGTGCCAACCTCTCCGACCTCCAACGTATCCAGCAACGCAAATCGAATAGCAAGGCCAAAGTGATGCTTTTCGGAGAGTACTCGGGAACCGGCAAGGCCGAGGTGATCAGTGACCCCTACTATGGTGGGCAGCAAGGTTTCGAGAAGGCGTATGAACAGGCGACCCGTTTCTCGACCAATTTCCTCAAGGAAGTCTTCCCTGACGTTAACTAAGCCCTAGCTTTGATCGGTTCTTTGCTGTCGAGCCAAGTGTCGTGGTGTCGTGTTTTCGCCCATGGATAGACAAATGATACCATTCTTGGATTGTTGCTTATTGACGTTgtgtcctcctcgtctcaaCCCCATGCGCTACCACGCTGCAACTTCCATCTATGTTCCTGCATTCACTTCACGTACTGGTGTGTTCGTCATGTCGGTCCTGGAAAATCGATACTTCGGATGGGGGGCTGAAGGTCCTGCTAGTCTTGCCCTTCCAGTGATTTGCAGAGCAGGGCAACAGATCTACTTATACATATTCTGATCCATTCTCGCATGCTTCGAGATTCAAAAGGATGTCTTGCTGATCGCCTCATTATCTCGTAATATGACCAGACAAAGCTTGAAGCGAGGTCTTCGGGAATCGCCTTCAACTCTTGGGCACTGCATCAATCCGGAATGGTGCCATCTGGCACCCTACACCATGCCATTTTGAGAGGTACGTCAGCCCTACGACCAATTTCAGTGGCCCACGACCGGCAGGCCGCCCGGCAGAGTGGTTCTGGATGAGACTGGCCCCTGAGAAACGTTGGAAGGATTCAAATTGGAAGCATACTACCTCGGTAGTTGTCCACTGTGAAGAGAtcaagctcagcagcagcagcgtcgTTGACGCAGCTCGGTCGGGTTGAAAGAGGTGGTGATCTTCCCAACAGATAGTACGCCGTACCCCTCTCGGCCGGATTAGTCTGAGCACTGCTATTCGGCGAGGACCGACGATACGAGCAAACCAACAAGGCTTGGAGCTGTCGGTTTGGACCAGTTGCGAAGAACCCTAGACACCACCGTCATTTCATGATGTCGACGAACAAGAAGCAGGCAACCTTGAGCGCTTCAGGCGGCTTTTGAAACCCCATttcttcatctccctctACCCACTTCCATCTGACAAACAGACCCATTCTGGATGAGAACTTCTTCTGCTTGGATTCATGCGAGAGGCGAGGTTTCTCGCGCGCGCGTACTGAAGCACACTGCAAGTCAGCTTGATTAGCGCCTGGACTTCCTGACAGGGGCTGCTCAAAGTATGTATCTCTCCACAGCACTTTGGCTGGAGAGAGACATGCCCAGTGTGTCAGTGTCTGGAAAGCAGCGGCCGCCGACGGGTGATTGTGGGGATTCGAGGCCCCAGAACCCCGCCGGCCCCATTTTTGTGCTCTTCACCAAGCATCCCTTGTCATTTGTCACGCCAACCGGCAGCCGAGCTTGCAAGCCAGGGTCGCATctcagcccctccatcttgttcGCTGCGGCGCTGCCTTGCATTTCTCCTTTCTCCATCAAAGGACGGTTGCGGACGCCTTAAATACCAGACTCACATCGGGCTTCGAAGCCAAACGTTTCTGGGCTGCCTCCTCTTTCTACCCTtctaccccctcctccactcttGGTCCCTTGGATCCCTCTGCCCCGCTACCTACCTGACCTCCCCGGTTCGGCCCCTTTCCGTCGCCAACTGTCGTTCCTCAGCTCGAAACTTGCTCTCCCACTgcttccttcccatcccgtcCCACACTCGGCCTCCCGTCTTTTGTGTGTTGCCTGACTGGCTTTGTCCGTGCCTATCGATAGCTGCTTAcctgcccctccttttttttttgggtccCTCCCCGCATCGTTGAGCTCCATCGCCTTTCCCGCCAGCATCTCCCCAGACCGTTCAGGCATAAATATCCATCATGGGCGATCTCCAGGGCCGTAAGGTGTTCAAGGTGTTCAACCAGGACTTCATCGTCGATGAAAGATACACCGTGACCAAGGAGCTTGGTCAGGGCGCATACGGCATTGTCTGGTATGGCCATTCATATTGCCCCTCATTTTCTACGCCCAACAGCCAAACTGACCATTGCTGTCCTCTCCCATTCTAGTGCCGCGGTGAACAACCAGACCAACGAGGGCgttgccatcaagaaggtCACCAATGTGTTCAGCAAGAAGATTTTGGCCAAGCGCGCCCTGCGCGAGATCAAGCTCCTGCAGCACTTCAGGGGTCACCGAAATGTAAGCCCGGCATACGCACAAGTCCACACATACTCCACGCAGAACGCTAGAAGACTGACACATCCTCCTTTTCATGACACAGATCACCTGCTTGTATGATATGGATATTCCCAGACCCGACAGCTTCAACGAGACATATCTTTATGAGGGTATGTTGCCACCACACTATTGTCTGTCCCCTTTGTCTCGAGACGATGCGCTGACACAGTTTGTGACCCGCAGAGTTGATGGAGTGCGATCTTGCTGCCATCATTCGTTCCGGCCAGCCTCTTACCGACGCCCATTTCCAATCTTTCATTTACCAAATCCTCTGCGGTCTGAAATACATTCACTCAGCCAACGTTCTCCATCGCGATCTCAAGCCAGGAAACTTGCTTGTCAACGCCGACTGCGAACTGAAGATTTGCGATTTCGGTCTGGCGCGTGGCTTCTCGGTTGATCCCGAGGAAAATGCCGGGTACATGACTGAGTATGTCGCGACGAGATGGTACCGCGCGCCCGAAATCATGTTGAGCTTCCAGAATTACACCAAAGCTAGTAGGTTTGCCCCTTTGTCCTATGTCTGTACAACGGGTGAGCTGACGTCACGGCTTCTCATAGTTGACGTATGGTCTGTCGGCTGCATTCTCGCTGAGCTCCTTGGCGGTCGCCCCTTTTTCAAGGGTCGCGATTACGTCGACCAGCTGAACCAAATTCTCCACATTCTTGGTACCCCTAATGAGGAAACTTTGTCTCGCATCGGTTCCCCTAGGGCCCAGGAATACGTGCGGAATCTTCCTTTCATGGCCAAGAAGTCATTCCCTTCGCTCTTCCCTAATGCCAACCCGGACGCTCTCGACCTCTTGGACCGTATGCTTGCTTTCGACCCCTCTCGCCGCATCAGTGTCGAGGAGGCCCTCGAACACCCCTATCTTGCCATCTGGCACGACGCTAGTGACGAGCCCGACTGCCCAACCACTTTCAACTTTGACTTCGAGGTCATCGATGATGTTAATGAAATGCGCAAGATGATCCTCAGCGAGGTTGTCAACTTCAGAGCCCAAGTCCGCACTGTCCCTGGCCAGGCGGGCTCTGCCGGTAACATCCAACAGGCGCCATCAAACGTCCCCATTCCTGCAGGTGGGCCCGGCCAGCAGTGGACGGCCGAGGACCCAAGACCGATGGAGTACGGTAACCAAATGCAGGGTCTCGAGGCTGAGCTCGGAGGCAGATAGGAGGCTGTCTCTGATGTTTTAAGcaccgagggcgagggttgggtggttataCCGCCCTTTGATCTTGCCAATGATGGTGACCCGTGGGTGGTACTGCATCCGACTGATATGGTAACGGACATACATGAAAGGATACTGGAGTCGAAAGACATGCCGACCTTTCATTATGATGGAACGAGGATACAGGCCCCTGCTAAGCACAAGGCAGAGCTCCCTGTCCCTGACCACCTGGTGCGAGAGAGGGCgtgggaaaaggagaagtgGAGGGCCTATAAGCAGCATCGCAAGGCTGTTGAAACGCTCATGATCAAATGTGGGTGCAGAAAAGCGCAAGGGTGTCATCATTTGGAAGCAGTGGTCAGATCTTATACTCGGTATGAGAAGGTGAGCTACCGCGGTGGCTCTACTCGATAACTCTGTCCAAGGAAGCGGACATGTTTATCTCGACAAGCTAAGCGATTCATGTGATAGCGCGGATTCTTTGTTTTAGTtatctttttgttttgatcgCCGTATGTTGGATGGAAGacggaagaggggggggagggttctTGAATACCTACAGAACAAGACAGGACCAGCGAGCGAGCTGGAGTTATAGTTTCTCATTTTAAAATGAAGAGGGCTTAATAAAGCACTATAGAGGGTTGACTGATGAGAATGTGTGCCCTGCCTCGAGACAAAAGTCTTGTGTGGCCATTGGGAACCTGAACAATGTTGTTGGGATGAAGCAGTCGTCATCGTCTAACATCTGGACCGTCTACAAGCAAACAAAACCAGATTTGTGCGAGGTAGCACATTGTCACGACTCCCATCCATTTCAGTAACACATCAACACGCAAACATCAAATCACAGAAGCACCAAGTCATGGTAATAAAATCCCCAAAGAGCCTGAATTAAATATTTGACCTTGCCTTTTTGTCTTGAACAGCAAGGTCTTTTCCATCTCTATATATAGTACCCtaaccatcctccccttcagtCATCGCCTGTCCGCCCACCGAGTAATtcaccaaagaaaaaagaggaaccAAAACCATCCATTTTGCAAAGGGTATACCcatgagaaagaaaaacaaccGCCCGGAAATATTGTTGAAAAATGTGCAATATG
Encoded proteins:
- the tmk2 gene encoding mitogen activated protein kinase 2 (COG:T; EggNog:ENOG503NVP2), translated to MGDLQGRKVFKVFNQDFIVDERYTVTKELGQGAYGIVCAAVNNQTNEGVAIKKVTNVFSKKILAKRALREIKLLQHFRGHRNITCLYDMDIPRPDSFNETYLYEELMECDLAAIIRSGQPLTDAHFQSFIYQILCGLKYIHSANVLHRDLKPGNLLVNADCELKICDFGLARGFSVDPEENAGYMTEYVATRWYRAPEIMLSFQNYTKAIDVWSVGCILAELLGGRPFFKGRDYVDQLNQILHILGTPNEETLSRIGSPRAQEYVRNLPFMAKKSFPSLFPNANPDALDLLDRMLAFDPSRRISVEEALEHPYLAIWHDASDEPDCPTTFNFDFEVIDDVNEMRKMILSEVVNFRAQVRTVPGQAGSAGNIQQAPSNVPIPAGGPGQQWTAEDPRPMEYGNQMQGLEAELGGR
- the stp1 gene encoding Low molecular weight phosphotyrosine protein phosphatase (BUSCO:EOG09265A08; EggNog:ENOG503P1R8; COG:T), which codes for MAEKISVLFVCLGNICRSTMAEGVFQALAKKEPYKDLVADIDSCGTGGYHIGEGPDNRTMSTLESHGITDYVHAARKVNASDFDKFDYIFAMDRANLSDLQRIQQRKSNSKAKVMLFGEYSGTGKAEVISDPYYGGQQGFEKAYEQATRFSTNFLKEVFPDVN